In Phyllopteryx taeniolatus isolate TA_2022b chromosome 1, UOR_Ptae_1.2, whole genome shotgun sequence, the following proteins share a genomic window:
- the LOC133481373 gene encoding galactose-specific lectin nattectin-like, whose protein sequence is MARLHRLLVLCGIIALAQAGFRNPKISYNECPKGWTQLDNYCYVYYHDPRPFSDAESICNLLGGNLVSITSLKEHALVVELIRAGAGSVVDTWIGSHDAIEEGDFSWTSGEVFKFTNFGPGQPGNSGGTEDCVEIEADDSLWDDDECTEANPFVCIRPVDKKDCH, encoded by the exons ATGGCTCGTCTTCACCGGTTGCTCGTCCTTTGCGGGATCATCGCACTGGCCCAAgct gGATTCAGAAATCCCAAAATATCAT ACAATGAATGTCCTAAAGGCTGGACTCAGTTGGACAACTACTGCTACGTCTACTACCATGATCCCAGGCCCTTTTCAGATGCAGAG AGTATCTGCAACCTTCTTGGCGGGAATCTGGTCTCGATCACCAGCCTCAAGGAACACGCACTCGTTGTCGAGCTGATTCGGGCGGGGGCCGGCTCTGTCGTTGACACCTGGATTGGAAGCCACGATGCCATTGAG GAAGGCGACTTCTCATGGACCAGTGGTGAagtttttaaattcacaaaCTTTGGTCCTGGCCAGCCTGGCAACAGCGGTGGAACCGAAGACTGTGTTGAGATTGAGGCAGATG acTCGTTGTGGGATGATGATGAATGCACCGAAGCCAACCCATTTGTTTGCATCAGACCCGTGGACAAAAAAGATTGCCACTAA